The following are from one region of the Camelus ferus isolate YT-003-E chromosome 13, BCGSAC_Cfer_1.0, whole genome shotgun sequence genome:
- the SNIP1 gene encoding smad nuclear-interacting protein 1 → MKEVKTERERGSRRRHRDEDMVAPAAAVVVKQERLSPESAPPVHRRPDSSGGSPSPPAGESGRPGHRGNRARGGSRSPAKKKNKSSGRRSKSPRSKRSRSPHHSTVKVKQEREDHPRRGREDRPHREPSGQEHKRARNSDRDRRHGHSHQRRSSNERPGSGQPQGRDRDIQNLQAQEAEREFHNARRREHRQKNDISTSGNASQDPVPRPGSNSKDKEMPAKEKPSFELSGALLEDTNTFRGVVIKYSEPPEARIPKKRWRLYPFKNDEVLPVMYIHRQSAYLLGRHRRIADIPIDHPSCSKQHAVFQYRLVEYTRADGTVGRRVKPYIIDLGSGNGTFLNNKRIEPQRYYELKEKDVLKFGFSSREYVLLHESSDTSEVDRKEDEDDEEEEEVSDS, encoded by the exons ATGAAGGAGGTGAAGACTGAGCGGGAGCGGGGAAGTCGGCGAAGGCACCGGGACGAGGACATGGTGGCGCCGGCTGCGGCGGTGGTGGTGAAGCAGGAGCGCCTCAGCCCGGAATCCGCGCCTCCCGTCCACCGCCGCCCGGACTCCTCCGGCGGTAGCCCATCCCCGCCGGCTGGCGAGTCGGGCCGCCCCGGTCACCGCGGGAACCGAGCCCGAGGAGGTAGCCG GTCcccagccaaaaagaaaaacaagtcctCAGGGAGAAGAAGTAAGTCTCCCCGGAGTAAAAGAAGCCGAAGTCCTCACCACTCAACAGTCAAAGTAAAACAG GAACGTGAGGATCATCCCCGGAGAGGCCGGGAGGATCGGCCGCACCGAGAGCCATCAGGACAGGAGCACAAACGAGCCCGAAACAGTGACCGAGACAGACGTCACGGCCATTCCCACCAGAGGAGAAGCTCAAATGAGAGGCCTGGGAGCGGGCAGCCTCAGGGACGGGATCGAGACATTCAGAACCTGCAGGCTCAGGAAGCAGAGCGGGAGTTTCACAACGCCCGGCGCCGGGAGCACCGGCAGAAGAACGACATTAGCACCAGTGGGAATGCGTCTCAGGACCCGGTTCCTCGGCCTGGCAGCAACAGCAAAGACAAGGAGATGCCTGCTAAAGAAAAGCCCAGCTTTGAACTTTCTGGGGCCCTTCTTGAGGACACCAACACCTTCCGGGGTGTCGTCATTAAATACAGCGAGCCCCCAGAAGCACGTATCCCCAAGAAACGGTGGCGTCTCTACCCCTTTAAAAACGATGAGGTGCTTCCAGTGATGTACATCCACCGACAAAGCGCTTACCTCCTGGGCCGACACCGCCGCATCGCAGACATTCCCATTGATCACCCCTCGTGTTCAAAGCAGCACGCCGTCTTTCAGTACCG GCTTGTGGAATACACCCGTGCTGATGGGACAGTCGGCCGCAGGGTGAAGCCCTATATCATTGACCTTGGCTCAGGCAATGGAACGTTCCTGAACAACAAGCGAATTGAGCCACAGAGATACTACGAACTGAAGGAAAAGGATGTACTGAAATTTGGGTTCAGCAGCAGAGAGTATGTTCTGCTTCACGAGTCCTCTGACACCTCTGAAGTGGACAGGAAAGAAGACGAGGatgacgaggaggaggaggaggtgtctGACAGCTAG